A genome region from Geobacter pickeringii includes the following:
- a CDS encoding branched-chain amino acid ABC transporter permease produces MIVFLQSLISGVLIGGVYALIGIGLTIIFGVMRVINFAHGEILMLGMYLTWNLFTRLGIDPYVSVLICIPVMFVFGGLLQKLFINRMLGALPQNQILLTIGLGLIMSNTMMLIYTSDYQILTTSYSSSSFSLGGISISEPLAISFLITAAITAVLYWFLMKTDTGQAIRATAQDREAAQLMGINVQWMSILAFGMGSALAATAGALISPTYYIFPQVGGTFTLKAFVITVLGGMGSIVGATLGGIIIGVAESMSAVYISSGWKDVVVYVLFLLVLLFKPSGLMGKSRM; encoded by the coding sequence ATGATCGTTTTCCTTCAATCGCTCATAAGCGGCGTCCTGATCGGCGGCGTCTACGCCCTGATCGGCATCGGCCTGACCATAATCTTCGGCGTCATGCGGGTCATCAACTTTGCCCACGGCGAAATCCTGATGCTCGGTATGTACCTGACCTGGAACCTCTTCACCAGGCTCGGGATCGACCCGTACGTGTCGGTCCTGATCTGCATCCCGGTGATGTTCGTCTTCGGCGGCCTCCTCCAGAAGCTCTTCATCAACCGGATGCTCGGGGCGCTTCCCCAGAACCAGATCCTGCTCACCATCGGCCTCGGCCTCATCATGAGCAACACGATGATGCTGATCTACACCTCCGATTACCAGATACTCACCACCTCCTACTCGTCGAGCAGCTTCTCCCTCGGCGGGATCTCCATCTCGGAGCCGCTGGCCATCTCGTTCCTCATCACCGCGGCGATCACCGCCGTCCTCTACTGGTTCCTCATGAAGACCGACACCGGCCAGGCAATCCGGGCCACGGCCCAGGACCGGGAGGCGGCCCAGCTCATGGGGATCAACGTCCAGTGGATGTCGATCCTCGCCTTCGGCATGGGCTCGGCCCTGGCCGCCACCGCCGGCGCGCTCATCTCGCCGACGTACTACATCTTCCCTCAGGTGGGGGGGACCTTTACCCTCAAGGCATTCGTCATCACCGTCCTCGGCGGTATGGGGAGCATCGTCGGCGCCACCCTCGGCGGCATCATCATCGGCGTCGCCGAATCCATGAGCGCGGTCTACATCTCTTCCGGCTGGAAGGACGTGGTGGTCTACGTCCTCTTCCTCCTGGTCCTTCTCTTCAAGCCGTCGGGCCTGATGGGCAAATCACGCATGTAG
- a CDS encoding branched-chain amino acid ABC transporter permease: MRAILNRLNSDRGFSPVAISLWIVVLAGLAIFPKFVESPYALHIMILLFLSTIMGESWNILGGYTGQYSVGHAAYFGVGAYTTMMLMQYKQIPPWIGMWVGVAVVVVVALVIGSICFRLRGPYFVLASIAVAEVMRLCAMNLKELTNGAEGILATEIPPFTIGGTVVTDFLSKVPFYYIGLGFAVVTILVTWLVQHSKLGYYFQAIREDQDAAHSLGINLSFHKNVALVLSAIFTSLAGSFYAIYIGFIDPPTVLALDISVQIVLICIIGGIGTIYGPVVGSLVLVPLSEALRSNLIAQAIFKAGLANEESGVGVFLKENLAHAHALIYGILVVVVIMFMPDGVLGFFRKLFAARNRGNA; the protein is encoded by the coding sequence ATGAGAGCGATACTGAACAGACTGAACAGCGACCGGGGCTTCTCGCCCGTCGCCATCTCCCTCTGGATCGTGGTGCTGGCGGGCCTCGCCATCTTCCCGAAATTCGTGGAGAGCCCCTACGCGCTCCACATCATGATCCTCCTCTTCCTCAGCACCATCATGGGGGAGAGCTGGAACATCCTCGGCGGGTACACGGGGCAGTACTCCGTCGGCCATGCCGCCTACTTCGGCGTCGGCGCCTACACCACCATGATGCTGATGCAGTACAAGCAGATCCCCCCCTGGATCGGGATGTGGGTCGGCGTCGCCGTGGTCGTGGTGGTGGCGCTCGTCATCGGGAGCATCTGCTTCCGGCTCCGGGGGCCGTACTTCGTTCTCGCCTCCATCGCCGTGGCGGAGGTCATGCGGCTCTGCGCCATGAACCTGAAGGAGCTCACCAACGGCGCCGAGGGAATCCTGGCGACGGAAATCCCCCCCTTCACCATCGGCGGTACGGTGGTGACCGATTTTCTCAGCAAGGTGCCCTTCTACTACATCGGCCTCGGCTTTGCGGTGGTGACGATCCTGGTGACCTGGCTCGTCCAGCATTCGAAGCTCGGCTACTACTTCCAGGCGATCCGCGAGGATCAGGACGCGGCCCACTCGTTGGGGATCAACCTCTCGTTCCACAAGAACGTGGCGCTCGTGCTCTCGGCGATCTTCACCTCCCTGGCCGGGAGCTTCTACGCCATCTACATCGGCTTCATCGATCCGCCGACGGTCCTGGCACTGGACATCTCGGTGCAGATCGTCCTCATCTGCATCATCGGCGGCATCGGCACCATCTACGGGCCGGTGGTCGGCTCCCTGGTGCTCGTCCCGCTCTCCGAGGCGCTGCGGAGCAACCTCATCGCCCAGGCGATCTTCAAGGCGGGCCTCGCCAACGAGGAATCGGGGGTCGGCGTCTTTCTCAAGGAGAACCTGGCCCACGCCCACGCCCTCATCTACGGCATCCTCGTGGTGGTGGTCATCATGTTCATGCCCGACGGGGTCCTCGGATTTTTCAGGAAACTTTTCGCTGCACGCAACAGGGGGAACGCCTGA
- a CDS encoding ABC transporter ATP-binding protein, with amino-acid sequence MGAILEIKHVSKFFGGLAANADVSFEMAEGMIMGLIGPNGAGKTTLFNCITGYYPPSRGEVLFKGMRMNGLEPNRVCRLGMARTWQKVRPLAKMSVLDNVMVGALCRTNSLTIAREMALEQLRVVRMESKADFLAGGLPIGERKKLEVARVLATKPELLLLDEVMGGLNPAESEEIIQLILDIRKRGVTQMVIEHDMKAIMRISDRIVVLNSGEKLAEGSPEEIVTNQAVIDAYLGSEH; translated from the coding sequence ATGGGAGCCATACTGGAGATCAAGCACGTCAGCAAGTTCTTCGGCGGTCTCGCCGCCAATGCCGATGTTTCCTTCGAGATGGCCGAAGGGATGATCATGGGGCTCATCGGCCCCAACGGCGCCGGCAAGACGACCCTCTTCAACTGCATCACCGGCTATTATCCCCCCTCGCGGGGCGAGGTTCTCTTCAAGGGGATGAGGATGAACGGCCTGGAGCCGAACAGGGTCTGCCGGCTCGGCATGGCCCGCACCTGGCAGAAGGTGCGCCCCCTCGCCAAGATGTCGGTACTCGACAACGTCATGGTCGGGGCGCTCTGCCGCACCAACTCCCTCACAATTGCCCGCGAGATGGCACTGGAGCAGCTCAGGGTCGTCAGAATGGAATCCAAGGCCGATTTCCTGGCCGGGGGGCTTCCCATCGGCGAACGGAAGAAACTGGAGGTGGCCCGGGTCCTGGCCACCAAGCCGGAACTCCTCCTGCTCGACGAGGTCATGGGGGGGCTCAACCCGGCGGAGAGCGAGGAGATCATCCAGCTCATCCTCGACATCAGGAAGCGCGGCGTGACCCAGATGGTCATCGAGCACGACATGAAGGCGATCATGCGGATATCGGACCGGATTGTGGTCCTGAACTCCGGCGAAAAGCTGGCCGAAGGCTCGCCGGAGGAGATCGTCACCAACCAGGCGGTCATCGACGCTTATCTCGGCAGCGAACATTAA
- a CDS encoding ABC transporter ATP-binding protein → MLTIHTLNFSYGDLKVLWDVDLQVNQGEIVTVVGSNGAGKSTTLKNISRLVKPTSGSLTFNGTDLTKLEPHQVVEQGIVQVPEGRKIFPEMTVLENLRMGSYIKSSRGDREANIDRAFTLFPRLKERARQLGGTMSGGEQQMLAIARGLMANPKLLLLDEPSLGLAPLFVKFIFDIITEINRQGVTILLVEQNVFQSLRISHRAYVLETGRVVLSGTGEALLNDEHVKKAFLGM, encoded by the coding sequence ATGCTCACCATACACACGCTCAACTTCAGCTATGGCGACCTCAAGGTCCTCTGGGATGTGGATCTGCAGGTGAACCAGGGAGAAATCGTCACCGTCGTCGGCTCCAACGGCGCCGGGAAATCGACCACCCTGAAAAACATCTCCCGCCTCGTCAAACCTACGTCGGGGAGCCTCACCTTTAACGGGACGGATCTCACGAAGCTCGAACCGCACCAGGTCGTGGAGCAGGGGATCGTCCAGGTCCCCGAAGGGCGGAAGATCTTCCCCGAGATGACCGTCCTGGAAAACCTCCGGATGGGCTCCTACATCAAGAGCTCCCGCGGCGACCGCGAGGCCAACATCGACCGGGCGTTCACCCTCTTCCCCCGTCTCAAGGAGCGGGCCCGACAGCTTGGCGGCACCATGAGCGGCGGCGAGCAGCAGATGCTCGCCATCGCCCGGGGACTCATGGCGAACCCGAAGCTGCTCCTCCTCGACGAGCCGTCGCTGGGGCTGGCGCCGCTCTTCGTGAAGTTCATCTTCGACATCATCACCGAGATCAACAGACAGGGGGTGACGATCCTCCTCGTGGAGCAGAACGTCTTCCAGTCCCTCAGGATCTCACATCGGGCCTACGTTCTGGAGACCGGCCGGGTAGTGCTCTCGGGCACCGGCGAGGCGCTGCTGAACGATGAACACGTGAAAAAAGCGTTCCTCGGCATGTAA
- a CDS encoding CBS domain-containing protein has product MTKVGRWMTQTPITIEKDATVIEAVHLMKEKNIRRLPIMDKGKIVGILTEKMVADFKPSKATSLDTWEIHYILSKTPVTEAMNPTPYKVKPDTDLTDAVKLLHDRKLNGVLVVDDSDSLVGILTITNALEALMEICRNPEVCRE; this is encoded by the coding sequence ATGACCAAAGTGGGACGGTGGATGACGCAGACCCCCATCACGATCGAAAAGGACGCCACGGTCATCGAGGCGGTCCACCTCATGAAGGAGAAGAACATCCGGCGGCTGCCGATCATGGACAAGGGAAAGATCGTCGGCATCCTGACCGAGAAGATGGTGGCAGATTTCAAGCCGAGCAAGGCGACCTCCCTCGACACCTGGGAGATCCATTACATCCTCTCCAAGACCCCGGTGACCGAGGCGATGAACCCTACCCCCTACAAGGTGAAGCCCGACACCGATCTCACCGACGCCGTCAAGCTGCTCCACGACCGCAAGCTCAACGGCGTGCTCGTGGTCGACGACAGCGACAGTCTCGTGGGGATTCTCACCATCACCAACGCCCTCGAGGCCCTCATGGAGATCTGCCGCAATCCCGAGGTCTGCCGGGAGTAG